The proteins below come from a single Halomonas binhaiensis genomic window:
- a CDS encoding TRAP transporter large permease — MIWAMLAVFVVHVLLGLPLFLSLLTTAVVGFAFVDPSMLARLGPQQFFGGINVFSLMAIPLFILAGNLMNASGLTERLMRLARLLVGHLRGGMGHVNVVSSVFFAGVNGSAVADTSALGSLLVPSMRKEGYSTSFAAGLTAGSSLIGPIIPPSIFMILYASLTNTSVGKLFLAGVVPGVLLGIAFMLMNAWYAHRHQLPVRTRKPTWREVMGAVRGAMPALVAPFIIVSGIVLGFVTPTESGALIVAYVIACGLWLGPLRMEQIWKALRETAKLTSAIFVIMAVSSIVSWLLSSAQVPMQFVSILTPYVDSPVLILLLLSAITFVTGMFMEEVSALMLLTPIFMPVAMAAGVDPVHLGVIITLNITIALITPPMGACVFVAAAVSRLDITSLFRTIWPFVLVALLVLCLLILFPGLTLWLPTFLG; from the coding sequence ATGATCTGGGCAATGCTGGCGGTATTCGTGGTGCACGTGCTTCTGGGGCTGCCGCTGTTCCTGTCGCTGCTGACCACGGCGGTGGTGGGCTTTGCATTTGTCGACCCCTCAATGCTGGCTCGCCTGGGGCCACAGCAGTTCTTTGGTGGCATCAATGTCTTTTCATTGATGGCGATTCCACTGTTCATCCTGGCAGGCAACCTGATGAATGCCAGTGGATTGACGGAACGACTGATGCGCCTGGCACGCTTGCTTGTCGGCCATCTGCGCGGCGGCATGGGACACGTCAATGTGGTGTCCAGCGTGTTCTTTGCTGGCGTGAACGGTTCGGCGGTGGCGGACACCTCCGCGTTGGGCTCACTACTGGTGCCGTCCATGCGCAAGGAGGGCTACTCGACATCCTTTGCGGCGGGGTTGACGGCCGGAAGCTCGCTGATCGGCCCGATCATCCCACCGAGCATATTCATGATCCTGTATGCCTCGTTGACCAATACCTCAGTGGGCAAGCTGTTTCTGGCAGGCGTGGTCCCCGGGGTTCTTCTGGGCATCGCCTTCATGCTGATGAACGCCTGGTATGCGCACCGTCATCAGCTTCCTGTGCGCACCCGCAAACCGACATGGCGCGAAGTGATGGGAGCGGTCCGTGGCGCCATGCCGGCCCTGGTAGCCCCTTTCATCATTGTCTCGGGCATCGTGCTCGGGTTCGTGACACCCACGGAGTCCGGGGCACTTATCGTGGCCTACGTGATTGCCTGCGGGCTATGGCTTGGCCCACTGCGTATGGAACAGATCTGGAAAGCACTACGCGAAACCGCCAAGCTGACCTCTGCGATTTTCGTGATCATGGCCGTGTCGAGCATTGTCAGTTGGCTGCTTTCCTCGGCCCAGGTGCCGATGCAATTCGTCAGTATCCTGACTCCCTATGTCGATAGCCCGGTGCTGATTCTGCTGCTGTTGAGCGCGATCACCTTCGTGACAGGCATGTTCATGGAGGAAGTCTCGGCGCTGATGCTGCTGACCCCTATCTTCATGCCCGTGGCCATGGCTGCCGGTGTTGACCCTGTGCACCTGGGCGTGATCATCACGCTGAATATCACCATTGCACTGATCACTCCCCCCATGGGGGCCTGTGTCTTCGTGGCGGCAGCGGTCAGTCGCCTGGATATCACTTCCCTGTTCCGTACCATCTGGCCTTTCGTGCTGGTGGCCTTGCTGGTGCTGTGCCTATTGATCCTGTTTCCTGGCCTGACACTGTGGCTGCCAACCTTTCTGGGATGA
- the modC gene encoding molybdenum ABC transporter ATP-binding protein encodes MHIALETHQDRLKKPATGLQLDVRKRLDSFSLNAKLSLPAHGVSALFGVSGSGKTSLLRLIAGLDRPDDGSIRIGERLLVDTRRNVFLPPQRRHIGVVFQEARLFPHYRVQGNLTYGMPASARSRFSDIVELLGIGSLLDRLPGMLSGGEARRVSIGRALLTDPDLLLMDEPLTGLDGSRKQELLRYILSLTGELEIPIVYISHDPKEISAIADHLVLIENGSVIASDSLDRVLNRIDLTSQLGGFDAASVLETQVSRHDQEYGLTHLTLDDGQELVVPRLDASPGTRLRVRIPARDVALALSAPQGTSYRNQLDVMIERIGTLPDNPAAVEILLAAGNQRLRARLTRKSHDEMGLAEGTLATALIRSVAFDIRQC; translated from the coding sequence ATGCATATCGCCCTGGAGACCCATCAGGATCGCCTGAAGAAACCCGCCACAGGCCTGCAGCTCGATGTCCGAAAACGTCTGGACAGCTTCTCACTGAATGCCAAGCTATCGTTGCCCGCCCATGGCGTCAGCGCGCTGTTCGGTGTTTCTGGCAGCGGCAAGACTAGCCTGCTGCGTCTCATTGCCGGGCTTGATCGTCCTGACGACGGCAGCATCCGCATCGGCGAGCGCCTGTTGGTGGATACCCGGCGGAATGTTTTCCTTCCCCCCCAGCGCAGGCACATCGGTGTGGTCTTTCAGGAAGCCCGGCTATTTCCGCATTATCGTGTGCAGGGCAATCTCACTTATGGCATGCCTGCCTCAGCACGCTCACGCTTCAGTGATATCGTCGAACTACTGGGTATCGGCTCACTGCTCGACCGGCTGCCAGGCATGCTTTCCGGCGGAGAGGCCCGGCGTGTCTCCATCGGCCGTGCGCTATTGACCGACCCAGACCTTCTGCTGATGGATGAGCCTTTGACAGGGCTGGACGGCTCACGCAAGCAAGAGCTACTGCGCTACATTCTCTCGCTGACTGGCGAACTCGAAATTCCCATTGTCTATATCAGCCACGATCCCAAGGAAATCAGTGCCATCGCCGACCACCTGGTACTGATCGAAAACGGCAGCGTCATCGCCAGCGACTCCCTGGACCGGGTGCTGAACCGTATTGACCTGACGTCCCAGCTCGGAGGTTTCGACGCCGCCTCGGTACTAGAAACGCAGGTGAGCAGGCATGATCAGGAGTATGGGCTGACACACCTGACTCTCGATGATGGACAGGAACTGGTCGTTCCCCGCCTTGATGCTTCACCAGGTACCCGGCTCAGAGTCCGAATACCCGCCCGTGACGTGGCACTGGCACTATCGGCTCCCCAGGGCACCAGCTATCGCAATCAACTTGATGTGATGATTGAACGAATCGGGACCTTGCCTGACAACCCCGCTGCGGTAGAAATCCTGCTTGCAGCAGGTAATCAGCGGTTACGCGCTCGCCTGACACGCAAGTCACACGATGAGATGGGGCTCGCAGAGGGCACTCTGGCAACAGCATTGATTCGCAGCGTGGCTTTCGACATACGTCAGTGTTGA
- the modA gene encoding molybdate ABC transporter substrate-binding protein, which translates to MLGHRPEFLLSARQSLLALLAISSLATASLAQAATLHVLAAASLTDAMDDAIEIYTANHQEVSIVPIYASSSTLARQIASGAPSDLFISANLKWMDWLEEQDVDLQERANLLQNRLALIAPAASDVTHFIPGKDGSIKDLIGADDRLAVGDPSHVPAGIYAQQALESLGEWQAMEPRLARANDVRGALALVERGETPVGIVYQTDAEASDGVRTLGLFPLESHEPIVYPIAQVGASENDDAEAFRAWLEGQQAQDIFTTHGFMPASGNE; encoded by the coding sequence ATGCTCGGCCATAGACCGGAGTTCCTGCTGTCCGCTCGCCAGTCCCTGTTGGCCTTGCTGGCGATCTCCTCGCTGGCCACCGCTTCGTTGGCTCAAGCAGCAACCCTGCATGTTTTAGCGGCCGCCTCTCTGACCGATGCCATGGATGATGCTATCGAGATCTATACAGCGAACCATCAGGAGGTCTCCATCGTGCCGATCTATGCCTCCTCCTCCACACTGGCACGGCAGATCGCCAGTGGGGCTCCTTCCGACCTGTTCATTTCCGCCAATCTCAAGTGGATGGACTGGCTGGAAGAACAGGATGTCGACCTTCAGGAGCGTGCCAACCTGCTGCAGAATCGCCTCGCTCTCATCGCCCCGGCCGCCAGTGACGTCACCCACTTCATTCCCGGCAAGGATGGCTCCATCAAAGACCTGATCGGAGCCGATGACCGCCTTGCCGTCGGTGATCCCAGCCATGTTCCGGCAGGTATCTATGCCCAACAAGCGCTGGAGTCGTTGGGCGAATGGCAGGCAATGGAGCCGCGCCTGGCCCGTGCCAACGATGTGCGTGGCGCGCTTGCGCTAGTCGAGCGTGGAGAAACTCCCGTGGGTATCGTCTATCAGACCGATGCTGAAGCCAGCGACGGAGTGCGCACGCTGGGCCTGTTTCCTCTGGAGAGTCACGAGCCCATCGTTTATCCAATCGCCCAGGTCGGCGCCAGCGAGAACGATGATGCCGAGGCTTTCCGTGCCTGGCTTGAAGGCCAGCAAGCCCAGGATATCTTCACCACCCATGGCTTCATGCCTGCCTCTGGCAACGAGTAG
- a CDS encoding LysE family translocator, protein MDFQLWLTFATASIVLLLIPGPTVLLVLSYAISQGRQVALATVAGVALGDLLAMSASLAGLGALVLASATLFTILKWIGAIYLAYLGIKLFRSAPSSALGVLAEAPATTPARVFAHSAMVTAFNPKSIVFFIAFVPQFISPETALPPQFALLIATFVSFAALNTLAYALLADKLRRRIARPSVLPHLTRLGGVALVIMGVATAAVRRSTP, encoded by the coding sequence GTGGACTTCCAGCTCTGGCTCACCTTCGCAACGGCCTCCATCGTTCTGCTGCTGATCCCCGGCCCTACGGTGCTGCTGGTGTTGAGCTATGCCATCAGCCAGGGGCGACAAGTCGCCCTGGCCACAGTGGCCGGTGTCGCCCTGGGGGATCTTCTCGCCATGAGTGCCTCACTGGCCGGGCTCGGTGCCCTTGTTCTTGCATCAGCGACACTGTTCACCATACTCAAGTGGATCGGGGCCATCTATCTTGCCTATCTTGGCATCAAGCTGTTTCGCAGCGCCCCTTCCAGCGCTCTCGGCGTGTTGGCGGAAGCTCCTGCCACCACACCCGCAAGGGTATTCGCCCATTCGGCAATGGTGACCGCATTCAACCCGAAATCCATCGTCTTCTTCATTGCCTTCGTGCCGCAATTTATCTCACCAGAAACGGCACTGCCTCCGCAGTTCGCCCTGCTCATCGCTACCTTCGTCAGCTTCGCCGCACTCAACACACTCGCCTACGCTCTGCTGGCGGACAAGTTGCGCCGCCGGATCGCACGCCCCTCGGTTCTCCCCCATCTGACCAGGCTGGGTGGCGTAGCACTGGTCATCATGGGAGTGGCCACAGCAGCGGTTCGACGCTCCACTCCCTGA
- a CDS encoding MFS transporter: MQTSNGGPPLSQVPTGVWVLGFVSMLMDISSEMVHSLLPMFMVTTLGASALVVGLVEGLAESTALIVKVFSGVLSDYLGKRKGLTVFGYALGALTKPLFAMAPTAGIVLTARLLDRVGKGVRGAPRDALLADLTPAHIRGAAFGLRQSLDTVGAFLGPLLAVGLMLLWANDFRAVFWIAVIPGLASVALLIFGLHEPVHVSSDKRTNPVRRENLRRLTTPYWWVVGIGAVFALARFSEAFLVLRAQQSGVPIALVPLVMVAMSLVYALSAYPFGELSDRVSHRSLLALGLVVLIVADLVLAVDDHWSVILAGVALWGVHMGITQGLLARMVADTAPADLRGTAYGFFNLVSGIAMLFASVIAGFLWDQLGASVTFYAGAGFCIVALICLAWNPVRQPRTWS; encoded by the coding sequence ATGCAAACAAGCAATGGCGGCCCCCCCCTGAGCCAGGTCCCGACTGGGGTCTGGGTGCTCGGCTTCGTCAGTATGCTGATGGACATTTCGTCTGAGATGGTTCATAGCCTGTTACCAATGTTCATGGTCACGACGCTAGGGGCGAGCGCCTTAGTGGTTGGCTTGGTTGAAGGGCTGGCTGAATCCACCGCGCTGATCGTCAAGGTTTTCTCCGGTGTGCTGAGCGACTATCTGGGCAAGCGCAAGGGGCTCACCGTGTTCGGCTATGCCCTGGGGGCACTGACCAAGCCGCTGTTTGCCATGGCACCGACCGCCGGCATCGTATTGACTGCTAGGCTGCTCGATCGTGTCGGAAAGGGTGTTCGGGGGGCTCCGCGTGATGCCTTGCTGGCTGACCTGACGCCAGCACACATTCGGGGGGCAGCGTTTGGTCTGCGCCAGTCGCTCGACACTGTCGGTGCTTTTCTTGGGCCATTGCTGGCCGTCGGCCTGATGCTGTTGTGGGCCAACGATTTCCGTGCTGTCTTCTGGATCGCGGTCATTCCTGGGTTGGCGAGTGTCGCATTGCTCATCTTTGGCTTGCACGAGCCAGTACACGTCTCGTCCGACAAGCGCACGAACCCGGTTCGGCGCGAGAACCTGCGTCGTCTCACGACGCCCTATTGGTGGGTCGTTGGCATTGGTGCGGTATTTGCGCTGGCCCGCTTCAGTGAAGCCTTTCTGGTCCTGCGCGCTCAGCAGAGTGGTGTACCCATCGCACTGGTGCCGTTGGTAATGGTGGCGATGAGCCTCGTCTACGCGCTGTCGGCGTATCCGTTCGGCGAACTTTCCGACCGCGTCAGTCATCGCAGCTTGCTGGCACTAGGCTTGGTTGTGCTGATTGTGGCCGACCTGGTACTTGCAGTGGATGACCATTGGAGTGTCATCCTTGCGGGCGTTGCGCTGTGGGGCGTGCATATGGGCATCACCCAGGGGCTACTGGCAAGAATGGTGGCTGATACCGCACCCGCCGACCTGCGTGGCACGGCTTACGGCTTCTTCAACCTGGTCAGCGGCATCGCTATGCTGTTTGCCAGTGTGATTGCTGGCTTCCTGTGGGACCAGCTTGGAGCCTCCGTCACCTTCTACGCAGGAGCCGGCTTTTGTATTGTTGCCCTGATCTGCCTGGCCTGGAATCCCGTGCGACAGCCCCGAACTTGGTCATAA
- a CDS encoding TRAP transporter small permease — protein MKSSLMACRSQVLRTLRGLSISVAVLLLAATVLIILYGVVMRYLLGGSPIWMDELSRFLIIASVMFALGAVWVEGGHMRVSLLERVLPGFWARCLVVYQWLLTLVLSGGAAWLSYRYAQSTTMFSTLGLGISRSIPLMTLPIGFSLLFVQTLCYGPHPLRNELEEAAS, from the coding sequence ATGAAGTCTTCTCTGATGGCGTGCCGCAGCCAAGTGCTGCGAACGCTGCGCGGGCTGTCGATTTCGGTGGCCGTCCTGCTGCTGGCCGCGACCGTGTTGATCATTCTCTATGGCGTGGTGATGCGCTACCTGCTGGGTGGATCACCGATCTGGATGGATGAACTCTCTCGCTTTCTCATCATTGCCAGCGTGATGTTTGCGCTGGGAGCCGTGTGGGTGGAAGGCGGGCATATGCGCGTATCTCTGCTGGAACGCGTGCTGCCGGGTTTCTGGGCGCGATGCTTGGTTGTCTACCAGTGGTTGCTGACTCTGGTATTGAGTGGTGGTGCGGCCTGGCTGAGCTATCGCTATGCCCAATCCACGACGATGTTCTCCACTCTGGGATTGGGCATTTCACGCAGCATCCCCCTTATGACGCTACCTATCGGGTTTTCACTCCTGTTCGTACAGACACTCTGCTATGGCCCCCACCCACTGCGCAATGAGCTGGAGGAAGCCGCGTCATGA
- a CDS encoding SDR family oxidoreductase: MTNALTGKVAAITGAASGIGLATTRAMIAEGARVVLIDRDKGALDAICKELGEAAIPLVIDLLDPKDCATLLAQVLEKAGQLDILHANAGSYIGGDLTDTDPDTIDRMLNLNVNVVMKNVLNVLPYMIERGTGDIMVTSSVAGHFPVSWEPVYASSKWAINNFVQTTRRQVNKHGIRMAAVSPGPVNSALLADWPEENLRKAKESGSIIEPTDVSDAIMFMLTRPRHVTIRDMVVLPSNFDM; the protein is encoded by the coding sequence ATGACAAACGCATTGACGGGCAAGGTAGCTGCCATTACCGGAGCGGCATCAGGCATCGGGCTGGCCACCACCAGGGCAATGATCGCGGAGGGCGCCCGTGTGGTCCTGATCGATCGTGATAAAGGGGCCTTGGATGCCATCTGCAAGGAACTTGGCGAAGCCGCTATCCCCCTGGTCATCGACCTGCTTGACCCGAAGGATTGCGCCACACTGCTTGCACAGGTTCTGGAGAAGGCAGGCCAGCTCGACATCCTGCATGCCAATGCCGGTAGCTACATCGGCGGAGACCTGACCGACACGGACCCAGATACCATCGATCGGATGCTGAACCTGAACGTCAATGTGGTGATGAAGAACGTGCTCAATGTCCTGCCCTACATGATTGAGCGTGGCACAGGAGACATCATGGTCACGAGCTCGGTGGCAGGACATTTCCCGGTTTCCTGGGAACCGGTATATGCCTCGTCGAAATGGGCCATCAACAATTTTGTCCAGACCACGCGTCGCCAGGTCAACAAGCACGGTATCCGTATGGCGGCGGTCTCCCCTGGCCCTGTCAACAGCGCCTTGCTGGCCGACTGGCCAGAGGAAAACCTGCGCAAGGCCAAGGAGTCCGGCAGCATCATTGAACCGACCGATGTGTCCGACGCCATCATGTTCATGCTGACGCGCCCCCGCCATGTGACCATTCGAGACATGGTGGTCCTGCCCAGCAATTTTGATATGTGA
- a CDS encoding winged helix-turn-helix domain-containing protein — protein sequence MTRTRHDQPCFQLRLVIDRDVVLGPGKADLLERIDACGSISAASRDLGMSYKKAWQLIDTMNRYFPSPLIATTAGGSQGGGAQVTPLGREVLDHYRALQRDLEPGTSRHAQALMALLPQDLPPSGD from the coding sequence ATGACGCGTACCCGCCATGACCAACCCTGTTTCCAGCTCCGCCTGGTGATCGATAGAGATGTTGTTCTCGGTCCGGGCAAGGCCGACCTGCTGGAACGCATCGATGCGTGCGGGTCAATCTCTGCTGCAAGCCGCGATCTGGGCATGAGCTACAAGAAAGCGTGGCAGCTCATCGACACCATGAACCGATATTTTCCTTCACCACTGATTGCTACCACCGCTGGTGGCAGCCAGGGAGGCGGTGCCCAGGTCACTCCGCTGGGGCGAGAGGTGCTCGACCACTATCGCGCCCTGCAGCGTGACCTTGAACCCGGCACTTCCCGCCATGCCCAAGCCCTGATGGCGCTACTTCCCCAGGATCTCCCGCCCTCCGGGGATTAG
- a CDS encoding ATPase: MNVETFQDLIEWTRLLHAHLAQCLKHCSSHQEETRAKWLLEYLSDHEKTLEKTVAAFERQADPKALHTWVYDYLSHTPIAPHQKCTMPYAKMSFDEICEEIFSFHDQVIQLYRYLEGRAEITEARDLVRDLLRLEEHEAKRLAFQSNLTRDL, from the coding sequence ATGAATGTTGAAACATTTCAGGATCTAATCGAGTGGACTCGCCTGCTCCATGCCCATCTGGCGCAATGCCTCAAGCACTGTTCCTCTCATCAGGAGGAAACTCGGGCCAAGTGGTTGCTGGAATACCTGTCGGATCATGAAAAGACCCTTGAGAAGACGGTAGCTGCTTTCGAGAGACAGGCTGATCCGAAAGCCTTGCATACCTGGGTCTACGACTATCTGTCACATACCCCTATTGCTCCCCACCAGAAATGCACCATGCCTTATGCCAAGATGAGCTTCGATGAGATTTGCGAGGAAATATTTTCGTTTCATGACCAGGTCATCCAGCTTTATCGTTATCTGGAAGGGCGTGCCGAGATCACTGAAGCACGAGACTTGGTTCGTGACCTCTTGCGACTGGAGGAACACGAGGCGAAGCGCCTGGCCTTTCAGTCGAATCTGACAAGAGACCTTTGA
- the modB gene encoding molybdate ABC transporter permease subunit: protein MLTSAEWDAILLSLKIGISAVGWILPPGIAISWLLARHEFRGKALLDGIVHLPLVLPPVVVGYLLLISLGRQGVAGQWLYQWFGVSLPFTWQGAAMASGVMAFPLLVRAVRLSLEAVDPKLEAAASTLGASRWRIFFTITLPLSIPGLLTGSLLAFARALSEFGATITFASNIPGETRNLPLALYSLIQTPGKEAAAARLCVLAIVIAMLSLLASEWLARHAKHRLRERDS, encoded by the coding sequence TTGCTTACTTCAGCCGAGTGGGACGCCATTCTGCTTAGCCTGAAGATCGGCATCAGTGCCGTGGGCTGGATCCTGCCTCCCGGCATTGCCATCTCCTGGCTACTGGCGCGTCATGAGTTTCGTGGCAAGGCACTGCTCGACGGCATCGTGCACTTGCCATTGGTGCTGCCTCCCGTGGTGGTCGGCTACCTGCTGCTGATCTCTCTGGGTCGTCAGGGCGTGGCAGGACAGTGGCTTTACCAGTGGTTCGGTGTCTCCCTGCCCTTCACTTGGCAAGGTGCCGCCATGGCCAGTGGTGTCATGGCATTCCCCCTGCTGGTGCGAGCCGTTCGCCTGTCCCTGGAGGCAGTCGACCCCAAGCTGGAAGCTGCTGCCAGCACCTTGGGCGCCAGCCGCTGGCGTATCTTCTTCACCATCACGTTGCCACTCTCTATCCCCGGTCTATTGACTGGCTCCCTGCTCGCCTTTGCGCGAGCCTTGTCCGAGTTCGGGGCCACCATCACCTTTGCCTCCAACATACCTGGCGAAACCCGCAACCTGCCCCTGGCGCTCTACTCCCTGATCCAGACACCAGGAAAGGAAGCCGCCGCCGCTCGCCTGTGCGTCCTGGCCATCGTCATTGCCATGCTGTCGCTATTGGCTTCGGAGTGGTTGGCTCGCCACGCAAAGCACCGCTTGCGCGAGCGGGACAGCTGA
- the dctP gene encoding TRAP transporter substrate-binding protein DctP, translating into MYSILSRRVLMGASLAVCLGTSALSQAWAQTINLSYNGAPDPDKNAVHVFADNLKKLVEEKTQGDLEIKLYPNSMLGEEQERMEQVISSPSLNIASFAGMAPIVPEIYVSATPFLFEDFATARSFFDEGQYWQQVQDDFRERSQGSEILSVVEEGGFLAFTNNKRPIHGPDDFDGLRFRAMDPSQVALYEAFGASGTPIPWTEVYMALKTGVADGQMNPPMYVILGSLSEVQKYLTLANIQYSDQFLIANGQLLESLSDENRQALLDAVEQANQMARVENENKVDERIAYLQEQGMEVIRPSAEDMEAFRAKGQPAYLKWLEEEQGMDHELIKTAFKDAGQPLE; encoded by the coding sequence ATGTACAGCATACTTTCCCGGCGTGTTTTGATGGGGGCTTCCCTGGCGGTGTGCCTTGGCACTTCAGCACTTTCCCAGGCCTGGGCGCAAACGATCAACCTCAGCTACAACGGAGCGCCGGACCCCGACAAGAATGCCGTTCATGTCTTTGCCGACAACCTGAAGAAACTGGTTGAGGAAAAGACCCAAGGCGATCTGGAGATCAAGCTGTACCCCAACAGCATGCTGGGTGAAGAGCAGGAGAGGATGGAGCAGGTGATAAGTTCACCGTCCCTGAACATTGCATCCTTTGCCGGCATGGCGCCGATTGTCCCGGAGATATATGTCAGCGCCACCCCTTTCCTGTTCGAGGATTTTGCTACCGCGCGGAGCTTCTTTGATGAGGGCCAGTACTGGCAGCAGGTCCAGGATGATTTCCGTGAACGTAGCCAAGGGTCGGAAATTCTTTCAGTCGTCGAAGAAGGGGGATTTCTTGCCTTCACCAACAACAAGCGTCCCATTCATGGCCCTGACGATTTCGATGGCCTTCGATTCCGGGCCATGGACCCCAGCCAGGTAGCTCTGTATGAAGCCTTCGGTGCCTCAGGTACGCCGATTCCCTGGACAGAAGTCTATATGGCACTGAAAACCGGGGTTGCCGATGGCCAGATGAACCCGCCCATGTACGTCATCCTGGGCAGCCTGTCCGAAGTGCAAAAATACCTGACGCTGGCCAACATTCAGTATTCCGACCAGTTCCTGATCGCCAATGGTCAGTTGCTGGAAAGTCTCAGCGACGAGAACCGCCAAGCCCTGCTGGATGCCGTAGAGCAGGCCAACCAGATGGCGCGGGTCGAGAATGAAAACAAGGTAGACGAACGCATCGCATACCTGCAGGAACAGGGCATGGAAGTTATCCGCCCCAGCGCCGAGGACATGGAAGCATTTCGTGCCAAAGGCCAGCCAGCCTATCTCAAGTGGCTGGAAGAGGAACAGGGCATGGACCATGAACTGATCAAGACAGCCTTCAAGGATGCTGGACAGCCCTTGGAATAA
- a CDS encoding M15 family metallopeptidase, which translates to MTSANSAIPARPDPVWDEVSALPIQGDDSALIPMSLTPLPIRVYPAYAKLGIPGAIPECYVRPEVHRRLLMAAHSLPAGVSLVVLDAWRPWRVQQYLFETLFEAIGTQHPEYDEAALLTHTREFVSLPSRDPQAPSPHLTGGAVDVTLCDQEGRLLEMGTGFDEAITASHTDHFERHAPQDERQRLAHKNRRLLHHVMLTAGFTNLPSEWWHYDFGDQLWAWYRGEAAALYGPAEVETLESRWRKQLCTPH; encoded by the coding sequence ATGACATCTGCTAACTCTGCAATACCTGCTCGTCCCGATCCGGTATGGGACGAAGTCTCTGCTCTGCCGATACAGGGCGATGACTCGGCCCTGATTCCCATGAGCCTGACACCGCTGCCGATTCGTGTTTACCCCGCCTATGCCAAGCTGGGTATCCCGGGAGCTATTCCGGAATGCTATGTTCGCCCCGAAGTACATCGGCGCCTGTTGATGGCAGCGCACTCATTGCCCGCCGGAGTATCTCTGGTGGTGCTGGATGCCTGGCGTCCCTGGCGGGTACAGCAATACCTGTTCGAGACGCTGTTCGAAGCCATCGGCACTCAGCATCCCGAATATGACGAGGCAGCACTGCTCACCCATACGCGTGAGTTCGTGTCACTCCCCAGCCGCGACCCGCAGGCCCCCAGCCCGCATTTAACCGGAGGTGCTGTGGATGTCACGCTGTGCGATCAGGAAGGACGCCTGCTGGAAATGGGTACGGGGTTCGACGAGGCAATCACAGCATCCCATACCGACCACTTTGAACGGCATGCGCCCCAGGATGAGCGTCAGCGCCTGGCACACAAGAATCGACGCCTGCTGCACCATGTCATGCTGACAGCAGGGTTTACCAACCTGCCCAGCGAATGGTGGCACTATGACTTCGGCGATCAACTGTGGGCCTGGTATCGCGGCGAGGCCGCAGCACTGTATGGCCCGGCAGAGGTTGAAACCCTGGAAAGCCGCTGGCGCAAGCAACTATGCACGCCTCACTGA